One Glutamicibacter mishrai genomic window carries:
- a CDS encoding AAA family ATPase: MIRVVFMCGPAGSGKSTVARRMEADGFVRLSFDQEAWGRGIRHMPLTDDAHREIEIELRRRLVDLVEDGREVVLDFSFWSRAMREEWRHVLEPFGVVPETIYLSTDRETCLRRVASRSRSHSDDFALDTATAARYFDHFEPPTPDEGPVTVLVV, from the coding sequence ATGATTCGGGTCGTTTTTATGTGCGGACCGGCGGGGTCAGGCAAGTCGACCGTCGCTCGTCGGATGGAGGCAGACGGATTCGTTCGGCTCTCGTTCGATCAAGAGGCCTGGGGCAGGGGCATCCGACACATGCCGCTGACAGATGATGCGCATCGCGAGATCGAGATCGAGCTCCGACGTCGTCTCGTGGATCTCGTCGAAGATGGACGTGAGGTCGTGCTCGACTTCTCCTTCTGGTCGCGTGCCATGAGGGAGGAATGGAGGCATGTGCTGGAACCGTTCGGGGTGGTTCCTGAGACGATCTACCTTTCGACTGACCGTGAGACGTGTTTACGGCGTGTTGCCTCGCGCAGCCGCTCACACAGCGACGATTTCGCTCTGGATACGGCGACCGCCGCAAGGTACTTCGATCACTTCGAGCCTCCGACTCCTGATGAGGGACCCGTGACCGTGCTTGTGGTGTGA
- a CDS encoding GNAT family N-acetyltransferase has translation MTMRVRRAMAADVAALVDLRAEMFAAMGVDASGGSWRAAVHDWFKARLDHPDFGIFVVEGDGVVVASAVGAIRDAAPSPTCPTGRDILINNVCTFPSYRGNGHGSAAFEAVLEWARQTGVRRAELMATDDGRGIYEKAGFVVNGSIAMRAEL, from the coding sequence ATGACCATGCGGGTTCGTCGCGCGATGGCGGCAGACGTTGCGGCGCTTGTGGATTTGCGAGCCGAGATGTTCGCTGCGATGGGCGTTGATGCATCCGGAGGATCCTGGCGCGCTGCGGTTCATGACTGGTTCAAGGCGCGACTGGACCACCCTGATTTCGGGATCTTCGTGGTCGAGGGTGATGGCGTGGTCGTGGCTTCGGCCGTCGGTGCGATTCGTGACGCAGCACCGTCCCCGACGTGCCCGACCGGGCGCGACATCCTCATCAACAATGTCTGCACCTTTCCGTCATATCGTGGCAACGGACACGGCTCGGCGGCGTTCGAGGCTGTGCTGGAATGGGCGCGCCAGACCGGTGTGCGGCGCGCCGAGTTGATGGCCACGGACGACGGAAGAGGCATCTACGAAAAGGCCGGTTTCGTCGTGAATGGCTCGATCGCCATGAGAGCGGAGCTCTGA
- a CDS encoding HigA family addiction module antitoxin has product MSNSSTITEADLIEPIHPGEILMEDFIEGFGITQNNLAVSIGVPPRRINEIVHGKRGITADTAIRLARYFGTSAEFWMNLLSNYELRILRRTLREKVAAITPLKVA; this is encoded by the coding sequence ATGTCGAACTCGTCGACTATCACTGAGGCCGACCTGATCGAGCCGATCCATCCAGGGGAGATCCTGATGGAAGACTTCATCGAGGGCTTCGGGATCACGCAGAACAACCTGGCGGTGTCGATCGGTGTGCCGCCGCGTCGGATCAACGAGATCGTCCACGGCAAGCGCGGGATCACTGCGGACACGGCCATCAGATTGGCACGATACTTCGGCACGTCCGCGGAGTTCTGGATGAACCTGCTGTCGAACTATGAACTGCGTATTTTGCGGCGGACGCTGCGCGAGAAGGTCGCGGCGATCACGCCGCTGAAGGTTGCATGA